DNA from Campylobacter sp. RM5004:
AAACTTAAATAATCATAATAATTTTTCATAAGCTCATCGCTAATACTAAGAACTTTTGCATACATAGTATTAGGTTCTTCGCTAACTCCTATATAATTACCTAAGCTTTTACTCATCTTATTCACACCATCAAGCCCAACTAATAATGGCATCATTATAATACCTTGTTCTTTACCTGTATTATAAGTTCTTTGTAAAGTTCTTCCCATTAGTAGGTTGAATTTTTGATCAGTTCCACCCATTTCAATATCGCATTTTAATGCTACGCTATCATACCCTTGTAATAATGGATATAAAAATTCGCTAATAGATATAGGACTTTGTTCTTTAAATCTTTTTGTAAAATCATCACGCTCAAGCATTCTAGCTACATTAAAAGTTGAAGTTAATTCAACAATACCAACTGCACCTAATTCATTTAACCAAGTTGAGTTAAATTTTAATTCAGTTTTATCTTTATCTAAAATCTTAAAAACTTGTTCTTCATAAGTTTTTGCATTTTTTAAAACTTCTTCTTTACTTAGTTGTTTTCTTGTTGCACTTTTGCCTGTTGGATCACCTATTTGAGCTGTAAAATCACCTATTAAAAATTGAACAATAGCTCCATGATTTTGTAAAAATCTCATCTTGTTTAAAACCACACTATGACCTAAATGTAAATCAGGTGCTGTTGGATCAAACCCTGCTTTTACGTAAAAATGTTCGCCTTTTTCATAATAGTTTTTGATTAAATTTTTTATTTTTTCTAAATCTATAAATTCAGAAACTCCACGTTCTAAATCTTCATATATTTCATTTAAATTCATTTTCTATCCTTTATTCGCTATAAGCATCATTTAATGATACAAATTCGTAGATTTTACATTTTGATTTAATTTTTTCTTTTGCTATTTCAATATTTTGATTATCAGGAACTTCAAAAATTATTTCAAAATATTCTAATAAACTATCGGTATTTTTAGAAATATTAATACTGCTTATATTAATTTGAAGTTTTAATAATTCTGATAATAAAGCTAATAATGTGCCTTTTTTGTTTTCTAGTGAAAAAATCATTTTGTAATTTTTAGGCGCATGTTTTGACCATTTTATAAGAACCATTTCTGCCTTATTATCTTCCATTAATTTACTTGCTCTTTCACATAATTTATTATGTATAGTAACAGAATGATTATGCTTAAAAGCAATAATATCATCTCCTCTTTTTGGATTACAGCAATAATCAAAATCTATATTATTGATTTTGTAATTTGAATAAACCACAAGATTTTCAATTCTTTGTTTTTTTAGATCATAGTTTTTTACAAGCCAAATTCTTTTTGCGTATTTTTTTAAACTATCAATTGCTTTGCTTAAAGTTA
Protein-coding regions in this window:
- the tyrS gene encoding tyrosine--tRNA ligase, translated to MNLNEIYEDLERGVSEFIDLEKIKNLIKNYYEKGEHFYVKAGFDPTAPDLHLGHSVVLNKMRFLQNHGAIVQFLIGDFTAQIGDPTGKSATRKQLSKEEVLKNAKTYEEQVFKILDKDKTELKFNSTWLNELGAVGIVELTSTFNVARMLERDDFTKRFKEQSPISISEFLYPLLQGYDSVALKCDIEMGGTDQKFNLLMGRTLQRTYNTGKEQGIIMMPLLVGLDGVNKMSKSLGNYIGVSEEPNTMYAKVLSISDELMKNYYDYLSFKTTKEINEIFESINNNSLHPKIAKENLALEIVERFWGKELALKAKEEFDNIHSKNELPSDIAEFSFNEEQWIVKLMQDTNLASSGSEARRAIKANSVSVNGEKISDEQLKLNNGEFIIQVGKRKFAKVMIKG